One Candidatus Campbellbacteria bacterium genomic region harbors:
- a CDS encoding lmo0937 family membrane protein — translation MLWTIIVILFALWLLGFSFSVGGSLIHLVLVIALIVLIVRLLT, via the coding sequence ATGCTTTGGACCATCATTGTCATTCTATTCGCCTTGTGGCTTCTTGGATTTAGCTTTAGTGTAGGAGGTAGTCTTATTCACCTCGTACTGGTCATTGCGCTTATTGTTCTTATCGTTCGACTCTTAACATAA
- a CDS encoding FAD-binding oxidoreductase codes for MKEDLHEDLTHCISGDVYTDGDVVHTRSIDTSLFSLQPQAVVFPRTVADVQALVAYASSHGLSLTGRSAGTGMDGGALSESIVVDFGSYFTTIGVITADVRGDSGHVSVQPGVLYRTFEKETLKRNFLMPSYPASRELCMIGGMTANNAGGELTLRYGKVENFVESIRAVLSDGNEYVLGPLSHDELHIKLLQRDFEGDIYRNMYTLVTDSYDSIQKARPKVSKNSAGYALWSVYDRERDIFDLSKLFVGSQGTLGLITETTFRLIRPNQHSVMVVVFLDSIEDLERYVSITLAHKPTTFESYDDKTLTLALRFFWEFIKRLGVRNIFSLAIHNISEALSILRYGIPQLVLQITFDGDDVLALRAQAEQLAHDLIPLQPRYTQVVSSKKEMDEYWLIRRESFNLLRQRVHGKKTAPFIDDIVVPPDTLSEFLPKLYAILDEYKEYMVHNIAGHIGNGNFHIIPLMDLTNEKARAVIPEVARRVYDLVLSYGGSTTGEHNDGIIRTPFLKQQFGDEMYALFEKTKKIFDPKNIFNPGKKVGGTLEYAMMHIKKE; via the coding sequence ATGAAAGAAGATTTGCATGAAGATCTTACTCATTGTATTTCAGGAGATGTGTACACTGATGGTGATGTTGTGCATACACGTAGTATTGACACATCTCTTTTTTCACTTCAACCGCAGGCAGTGGTATTTCCGCGCACTGTTGCAGATGTACAGGCGCTTGTCGCGTATGCTTCGAGCCACGGGCTTTCACTTACAGGTCGTTCTGCTGGAACGGGAATGGATGGAGGTGCGTTGAGTGAAAGTATTGTTGTTGATTTTGGATCTTACTTTACAACAATTGGAGTTATTACCGCGGACGTGCGCGGTGATTCGGGGCATGTGTCAGTACAACCAGGAGTGTTGTATCGAACATTTGAAAAAGAAACACTTAAGCGAAATTTTTTGATGCCGTCGTATCCAGCGTCGCGAGAGTTATGCATGATCGGGGGTATGACAGCAAATAATGCAGGGGGCGAATTAACGCTACGATACGGTAAGGTTGAAAATTTTGTTGAGAGTATACGTGCAGTTCTTTCAGATGGAAACGAATATGTGCTCGGACCGCTTTCGCACGATGAACTTCATATAAAATTACTCCAGAGAGATTTTGAAGGTGATATATACAGGAACATGTATACGTTGGTGACTGATTCATATGACAGTATTCAAAAGGCTCGCCCGAAGGTCTCAAAAAATTCAGCGGGGTATGCCTTATGGAGTGTCTATGATCGAGAACGCGACATATTTGATCTCTCAAAGTTATTTGTTGGTTCACAAGGGACACTCGGCCTTATTACAGAGACGACATTTCGGCTTATTCGTCCCAATCAGCACTCTGTGATGGTTGTTGTATTTCTTGATTCTATTGAAGACCTTGAGCGGTATGTATCAATTACACTTGCGCACAAACCAACAACGTTTGAATCATATGATGATAAAACACTGACGCTTGCATTACGATTTTTTTGGGAATTTATTAAGCGTCTTGGAGTTCGTAATATTTTTTCACTCGCGATACACAACATATCAGAAGCACTCTCTATACTTCGGTACGGTATTCCACAGCTAGTGTTGCAGATAACCTTTGATGGGGACGATGTGTTGGCGTTACGTGCTCAAGCTGAGCAATTGGCCCACGATCTGATACCGTTACAACCTCGATACACCCAGGTTGTGAGTTCAAAAAAAGAAATGGATGAGTATTGGCTTATTCGTCGAGAAAGTTTTAATCTCCTACGTCAAAGGGTGCATGGAAAGAAAACAGCACCATTCATTGATGACATTGTGGTTCCTCCAGATACGTTGTCTGAATTTCTACCTAAATTGTATGCAATTCTTGATGAGTATAAGGAATATATGGTTCACAATATTGCGGGGCATATTGGAAATGGAAATTTTCACATCATTCCTTTGATGGATCTCACAAATGAAAAAGCACGCGCCGTTATTCCCGAAGTGGCTCGTCGTGTGTATGATCTCGTACTTTCGTATGGAGGATCAACAACCGGTGAACATAATGATGGCATAATTCGAACACCATTTTTGAAACAGCAGTTTGGTGATGAAATGTATGCGTTGTTTGAAAAAACCAAAAAAATATTTGATCCAAAAAATATCTTTAACCCAGGAAAGAAAGTTGGAGGTACATTAGAGTATGCAATGATGCATATCAAAAAAGAGTAG
- a CDS encoding LemA family protein encodes MYILIGIALVIVWGIFSYNRFVQYANRADEAWSDIDVQLKRRYDLIPNLVEAVKGYATHEREAFESVTKARAAAMGAQTMEQHAKAENALAGTLKSLFAIAEAYPELKANQNFLELQRELSDTENKIQAARRFYNSTVRDLNTASASFPGNVVARMFGFTKRAFFDIEEGEREPVKVQF; translated from the coding sequence ATGTATATTCTTATAGGTATTGCGCTGGTCATTGTGTGGGGAATTTTTTCGTACAATCGCTTTGTTCAATATGCTAACCGTGCTGATGAGGCGTGGTCAGATATCGATGTACAACTCAAGCGTCGATATGATCTTATTCCAAATCTCGTTGAGGCTGTTAAGGGATATGCGACACATGAACGCGAAGCGTTTGAGAGTGTGACTAAGGCGCGCGCCGCAGCTATGGGGGCACAGACAATGGAGCAACATGCCAAAGCTGAAAATGCACTTGCGGGAACACTTAAATCACTCTTTGCAATTGCTGAGGCGTATCCTGAGCTTAAGGCAAATCAAAATTTCCTTGAGTTACAACGTGAATTGTCTGATACAGAAAATAAAATCCAGGCAGCGCGACGTTTTTATAACAGCACCGTTCGTGATCTCAACACGGCGTCCGCATCATTTCCAGGAAATGTTGTTGCTCGCATGTTTGGTTTTACAAAACGTGCATTCTTTGATATTGAGGAAGGTGAGCGGGAGCCTGTCAAAGTACAGTTTTAG
- a CDS encoding co-chaperone GroES, producing MAKHKTVQQVKKEGVTPLGDRVLLKPLSADEYATKRASGIIIPETVDKERPEQGKVIAVGPGRYDDGVLVPMRVKVGDTVVFSKYGYDEIKIDGVEYFILKEESILAVIK from the coding sequence ATGGCTAAACATAAGACTGTACAACAAGTAAAAAAAGAGGGTGTGACCCCTCTTGGTGATCGCGTATTACTCAAACCATTATCTGCAGATGAGTATGCTACAAAACGGGCTTCAGGAATTATTATTCCGGAGACGGTGGACAAAGAGCGACCAGAACAAGGAAAGGTCATTGCTGTTGGACCAGGGCGATACGATGATGGAGTGTTGGTTCCTATGCGAGTGAAGGTTGGTGACACGGTTGTGTTTTCAAAGTATGGATATGATGAAATAAAAATAGATGGAGTTGAATATTTTATTTTGAAAGAAGAGAGCATTCTTGCCGTTATTAAATAA
- a CDS encoding RNA polymerase sigma factor produces MMTRVSPKKENQLRSVLSTAYTDYQKGLNARAFFKTSSHIVGEDLVQNTFMKTWVYLVRGGEIHIMKAFLYHILNNLIVDEYRKHKTTSLDTLLEKGFDPHDEDNTEHLHNTFDGKALIELIDHLPDKYQKTMRMRYIQDLSLKEISLITGQSKNTIAVQIHRGLSKLRLLYGSTQVHIH; encoded by the coding sequence ATGATGACTCGAGTAAGCCCTAAAAAAGAAAACCAGCTACGATCCGTACTCTCCACGGCGTACACAGACTACCAAAAAGGTCTCAACGCTCGTGCCTTTTTTAAAACAAGTAGTCATATTGTGGGGGAAGATTTAGTACAAAATACCTTTATGAAAACATGGGTATACCTTGTTCGTGGAGGAGAGATTCACATAATGAAAGCGTTTCTCTATCATATTTTGAATAATCTTATTGTTGATGAGTATCGAAAACACAAAACAACATCACTTGATACACTTTTAGAAAAAGGGTTTGATCCACACGATGAAGACAACACAGAACATCTTCATAACACATTTGATGGAAAAGCACTTATAGAACTCATCGATCATCTCCCAGATAAATATCAAAAAACAATGCGTATGCGATACATACAAGATTTATCTCTCAAGGAAATTTCTCTTATCACAGGACAATCAAAAAATACAATTGCCGTACAAATTCATAGAGGTCTCAGCAAACTCAGATTATTGTATGGAAGTACCCAAGTTCATATTCATTAA
- a CDS encoding PAS domain-containing protein: MKTNTDTKKYSLENQGEDFFARLWEESWTYIRTVVDVVREPVLVLDKELRVMTANESFYKKFQVEPKDTEGVVVYKLGNGQWNIPALRKLLEDILPKNTFFKGFEVDHEFQFIGRKVMILNAREIHSKRIETKGSFPPIILLAMEDITDMMGVAEMLANHTNQFEAKMAERTEQLEMHIKKLQKEIKTIKK; the protein is encoded by the coding sequence ATGAAAACCAACACAGATACAAAAAAGTACTCACTTGAAAATCAAGGGGAGGATTTTTTTGCACGTTTATGGGAAGAAAGTTGGACGTACATTCGAACGGTTGTTGATGTCGTTCGTGAACCGGTTCTCGTTCTAGATAAAGAACTCCGCGTTATGACAGCTAATGAGTCTTTTTATAAAAAGTTTCAAGTCGAGCCAAAAGATACCGAAGGAGTGGTTGTATATAAGCTCGGTAACGGTCAGTGGAATATTCCAGCGTTACGAAAACTTCTTGAGGATATCTTGCCCAAGAATACCTTCTTTAAAGGTTTTGAGGTTGATCATGAGTTTCAGTTTATTGGACGCAAAGTAATGATTCTCAATGCCCGAGAAATTCATTCAAAGAGGATAGAAACAAAAGGATCGTTTCCACCAATCATACTTTTGGCGATGGAGGATATTACCGACATGATGGGGGTTGCTGAAATGTTGGCAAATCATACCAACCAATTTGAGGCAAAAATGGCAGAACGAACAGAACAATTGGAAATGCACATAAAAAAACTACAAAAGGAAATTAAAACAATCAAGAAATAA
- a CDS encoding M48 family metalloprotease translates to MSSLYSHKESNIAKTWLLMVVFLCLIVVLGWFFGRVYNAPELVYIAVIFSLVMNVSSYWYSDTLALSLSGARPASREEFFDLYTVTENLSITAGVPMPRIYVISDDAPNAFATGRNPEHATIAVTTGLLRVLDRAELEGVVAHELSHIRNWDILLSTVVVIVVGFIVVLSDFFMRSSFRMRGNDDSRGNTLFILIGFVLAILTPIAGMCIQLAISRKREFLADASGALLTRYPEGLAKALEKISSYTQPMKRVNKATAHLFISSPLGGTQEKKSEFFGKLFLTHPPVSERIAALLGTR, encoded by the coding sequence ATGTCTTCTCTCTATTCACACAAAGAAAGTAATATTGCTAAAACATGGCTTCTCATGGTTGTATTTTTGTGTCTTATTGTTGTTCTCGGATGGTTCTTTGGAAGAGTCTATAATGCCCCAGAACTTGTCTATATCGCTGTTATATTCAGTCTGGTGATGAACGTGAGTAGCTACTGGTACTCTGACACATTGGCGCTTTCCTTATCTGGTGCTCGACCCGCATCGCGTGAAGAGTTTTTTGATTTGTATACCGTTACAGAAAATTTGTCTATTACTGCTGGGGTGCCTATGCCCAGAATCTATGTTATTTCTGACGATGCGCCGAATGCATTTGCAACAGGGAGAAATCCAGAACATGCAACTATCGCAGTGACGACGGGATTGTTGCGTGTGTTGGATAGAGCGGAACTCGAAGGTGTTGTGGCGCACGAACTTTCGCACATACGAAACTGGGATATTCTCTTGTCGACCGTGGTGGTCATTGTTGTTGGGTTTATTGTGGTACTTTCTGATTTTTTTATGCGCTCATCATTCCGTATGCGGGGGAATGATGATAGTCGTGGGAATACTCTTTTTATACTGATCGGTTTTGTTCTTGCAATTTTGACACCTATCGCTGGTATGTGTATTCAATTGGCTATTTCACGAAAGCGTGAATTTTTAGCCGATGCTTCAGGTGCACTTCTTACGAGATACCCAGAAGGTTTGGCGAAAGCTCTGGAAAAGATTTCTTCGTATACACAACCAATGAAGCGGGTGAATAAAGCAACCGCACATCTTTTTATCAGTAGTCCATTAGGTGGAACACAAGAGAAAAAAAGTGAATTCTTTGGAAAGTTATTTTTAACGCACCCACCAGTGTCTGAGCGAATAGCAGCTCTTCTTGGAACACGCTAA
- the miaA gene encoding tRNA (adenosine(37)-N6)-dimethylallyltransferase MiaA, which yields MKQKLIVILGPTATGKSDCAVTIAKKYNGEIVSADSRQVYTGLNLGTGKVTKKEMGGIPHHLLNVLSPKHQYTVADFVRDTHNAFVPIYRYKRIPILVGGTGQYIDTVVYGLQVPEVPPNKKLRTRLEKFSTEKLFSILEKKDSARAKTIDTHNKRRLIRALEIVDALGKVPRTKKKNLYSPLFIGLNLPKEKLQDNIHKRLIKRLRLGLIAEVQNLHKQGLSWKRMEELGLEYRYVSRYLQKKLTKQEMLVQLEHAIIQYAKRQITWFKRNEDIMWFKPTDTKKILKTVEHFLAS from the coding sequence ATGAAGCAAAAACTCATCGTTATTCTCGGCCCAACAGCTACCGGAAAAAGTGACTGTGCTGTTACTATTGCAAAAAAATACAATGGAGAAATTGTGTCTGCAGATTCACGACAAGTATATACCGGACTCAATCTTGGAACCGGAAAAGTAACAAAAAAAGAAATGGGGGGTATTCCCCACCATCTTCTTAATGTTCTGTCTCCAAAACACCAATACACAGTCGCCGATTTCGTCCGTGATACCCACAATGCGTTTGTACCGATATATCGGTACAAACGCATACCAATTCTTGTCGGTGGTACCGGTCAGTACATCGATACTGTCGTATATGGACTCCAAGTCCCCGAAGTACCTCCAAACAAGAAACTACGCACTCGCTTAGAAAAATTTTCCACAGAAAAACTCTTTTCTATTTTAGAAAAAAAAGATTCTGCCCGTGCAAAAACTATTGATACACACAACAAACGACGACTTATTCGCGCACTCGAAATCGTCGATGCGTTGGGCAAAGTTCCAAGAACAAAAAAGAAAAATTTGTATTCCCCACTTTTTATTGGTCTCAATCTCCCTAAAGAAAAATTACAGGACAATATCCACAAGCGACTTATCAAACGCCTACGATTAGGTCTCATTGCAGAAGTGCAAAACCTTCACAAACAAGGGCTTTCATGGAAACGAATGGAGGAACTAGGACTCGAGTATCGGTACGTTTCTCGATATCTACAAAAGAAACTTACAAAGCAAGAAATGTTAGTCCAACTTGAGCACGCGATTATCCAATATGCAAAGAGACAAATAACATGGTTCAAACGAAATGAAGATATCATGTGGTTTAAACCAACGGATACTAAAAAAATCCTCAAAACCGTGGAGCATTTTCTGGCTTCCTAA
- a CDS encoding ParB/RepB/Spo0J family partition protein — translation MSFHNNAIFWVEVEKIVPNPFQPRRFFDEQKLKDLSDSIRQYGVLQPLVVTRREQQREDGGLSVQYELIAGERRLRASKMAGVSLVPVIIRDDEESEQMKLELAIIENLQREDINPIERARAFAQLAEQFGLKHGDIARKVGRSREYVSNTIRLLLLSEEMQQALSEGKINEGHTRPLLMLIDRPEEQTVLFKEIIFKKLTVRDAEQISRRIAVEKVRRHDRLYDPDIVELETRASERLGTRVRVEPKEVGGRIFIDFVSEEDLRKILAVLNNEEVRHEQPVDVVVSVEQVDVPVAGSAEVVPSAPVSEEVPKKEDDDLYSVTNFSL, via the coding sequence ATGAGTTTCCACAATAACGCAATTTTTTGGGTTGAAGTAGAAAAGATTGTTCCGAACCCATTTCAGCCTAGACGTTTTTTTGACGAGCAAAAGCTTAAAGATTTATCTGACTCTATTCGTCAGTACGGCGTGTTGCAGCCGCTTGTGGTGACTCGTCGAGAGCAACAACGAGAAGATGGAGGTCTTTCTGTTCAGTACGAATTGATTGCGGGAGAGCGACGACTACGCGCCTCAAAAATGGCAGGAGTTTCTCTTGTCCCTGTTATTATTCGAGACGATGAGGAGAGCGAGCAAATGAAGCTTGAGCTCGCTATTATTGAAAACTTACAACGAGAAGATATCAACCCTATCGAACGAGCGCGTGCATTCGCCCAATTAGCTGAACAGTTTGGTTTGAAGCATGGAGATATTGCACGTAAAGTTGGACGAAGTCGTGAGTACGTTTCAAACACTATTCGACTTCTTCTGTTGTCAGAAGAAATGCAACAAGCACTTTCAGAAGGGAAAATTAATGAGGGGCATACACGACCACTTCTCATGTTAATTGATAGACCCGAAGAGCAAACGGTACTTTTTAAAGAAATTATTTTTAAAAAACTCACCGTTCGTGATGCAGAACAAATTTCTCGCCGTATTGCAGTTGAAAAAGTCCGACGACACGACCGTTTGTATGATCCAGATATTGTTGAGCTTGAAACACGTGCCTCAGAGCGACTCGGAACGCGTGTTCGAGTAGAGCCAAAAGAAGTTGGTGGAAGAATCTTCATCGACTTTGTTTCTGAAGAAGATTTACGAAAGATTCTTGCGGTCCTCAATAACGAAGAGGTGCGTCACGAGCAACCTGTTGATGTGGTGGTATCCGTTGAGCAAGTGGATGTACCTGTAGCTGGTTCTGCAGAAGTAGTCCCAAGTGCCCCCGTCTCAGAGGAGGTTCCTAAAAAAGAAGATGACGATTTATACTCAGTGACAAATTTTTCACTCTAG
- a CDS encoding YggT family protein: MDSFNSPTTKPLYRGTQIVWYVLGIIEVLLVFRFALKLFGANPIAGFSSLIYEITYIFATPFISVFRVTYVQGSVFEWTTLLAMLVYWIVAIGVTKLLVMGKTVSTPEAAVKLNEQEQQ, translated from the coding sequence ATGGACTCATTTAATTCTCCAACAACAAAACCACTATATCGAGGCACACAAATTGTCTGGTATGTCCTAGGTATCATTGAAGTGTTGCTAGTTTTTCGCTTCGCTTTAAAACTCTTTGGTGCAAATCCGATCGCTGGGTTTAGTAGTCTCATTTACGAGATAACGTACATTTTCGCTACACCTTTTATTAGTGTGTTTCGTGTGACGTATGTTCAAGGTAGTGTTTTTGAATGGACGACACTTCTTGCAATGTTGGTGTATTGGATTGTTGCTATTGGCGTTACAAAATTACTTGTTATGGGAAAAACAGTTTCTACACCTGAAGCCGCAGTAAAATTGAACGAGCAAGAACAACAATAG
- the groL gene encoding chaperonin GroEL (60 kDa chaperone family; promotes refolding of misfolded polypeptides especially under stressful conditions; forms two stacked rings of heptamers to form a barrel-shaped 14mer; ends can be capped by GroES; misfolded proteins enter the barrel where they are refolded when GroES binds): MTSKKILFDTEARDALKRGIDKVARAVRVTIGPRGRNAVLEKGYGAPMITNDGVSIAKEIELSDKFENMGAEIVKDVAGKTNDSAGDGTTTAIVLLQALVTEGLRHTTLGVNSMAIRRGMERAGVDVVKALHTLAKPIKNKEEIQQVAMISSESEGLGKIIAETIDTVGKDGVVTVEESQTLGVDSEVVEGLAFDKGYISPYMVTNSERMEAEYRDVAVMVTDKKISVIKEILPLLEGLAQSGTKELVIIADDIDGEALATFVVNKLRGGFNVLAIKAPGFGDRKKEVLADIAITVGAKVISEETGIKLEKATVAMFGKARRVVSTKDGTVIVGGKGKKSDIDARVAQLRTQLANTDSKYDKEKLQERIGKLSGGVAVIRVGAATETEMKYLKLKIEDAVNATKAAIEEGIVPGGGSALVKVAKKLSSEKKEVVTAESIGYDIVIKALCAPLQQIAINAGKEDGLVIVEKVKEGEKNSGYNAADDVIVNDMLEAGIVDPVKVTRSALQNAVSAAAILITTEVAIAEEPKEEKVAPHEHGGGMEY, encoded by the coding sequence ATGACCAGTAAAAAAATTCTTTTTGATACAGAAGCACGAGACGCACTCAAGCGTGGTATTGATAAAGTTGCTCGCGCCGTTCGCGTGACGATTGGTCCACGTGGGCGAAACGCAGTTCTTGAAAAAGGGTATGGTGCGCCTATGATAACGAATGATGGAGTGTCTATTGCAAAAGAAATAGAGTTGTCGGACAAGTTTGAAAACATGGGTGCAGAAATTGTAAAAGATGTTGCAGGTAAAACAAATGATAGTGCTGGAGATGGTACAACAACAGCTATCGTGCTGTTGCAGGCCCTTGTTACCGAAGGATTGCGTCACACAACACTGGGGGTAAACTCCATGGCAATTCGTCGTGGTATGGAGCGTGCAGGTGTTGATGTTGTAAAAGCATTACATACTCTTGCAAAACCAATAAAAAATAAAGAGGAAATACAACAAGTGGCAATGATTTCTTCTGAGTCTGAAGGGTTAGGAAAAATTATTGCAGAGACGATCGATACGGTTGGTAAGGATGGTGTGGTGACTGTCGAGGAATCACAAACACTCGGCGTTGATTCCGAGGTTGTTGAAGGTCTCGCGTTTGATAAGGGGTATATATCGCCATACATGGTGACGAACAGTGAGCGCATGGAGGCAGAATATCGAGATGTTGCCGTGATGGTAACAGACAAGAAAATTTCAGTGATTAAAGAGATCCTTCCTCTTCTTGAGGGACTCGCACAAAGTGGAACAAAAGAACTGGTTATTATTGCAGATGATATTGATGGTGAAGCGCTTGCAACATTTGTAGTTAATAAACTACGTGGTGGATTTAATGTACTTGCAATTAAAGCCCCTGGATTCGGTGATCGAAAGAAAGAAGTACTTGCTGATATTGCAATTACTGTTGGTGCAAAGGTGATTTCAGAAGAAACAGGAATAAAACTGGAGAAAGCGACGGTTGCAATGTTTGGAAAGGCCCGACGTGTTGTTTCTACAAAAGATGGAACGGTGATTGTTGGCGGAAAGGGAAAAAAATCTGATATTGATGCACGAGTTGCTCAACTCAGAACACAACTTGCAAATACAGATTCAAAATACGACAAAGAAAAACTCCAAGAGCGAATTGGAAAACTGTCCGGTGGTGTTGCCGTGATTCGTGTGGGAGCCGCGACAGAGACTGAAATGAAATACTTGAAGTTGAAAATCGAGGATGCGGTGAATGCAACAAAAGCGGCTATTGAAGAAGGGATTGTGCCCGGTGGAGGTAGCGCGCTCGTTAAGGTTGCCAAAAAACTTTCTAGTGAAAAAAAAGAAGTTGTGACCGCAGAAAGTATTGGGTATGACATTGTAATAAAAGCGTTATGTGCTCCATTGCAACAAATTGCGATAAACGCTGGAAAAGAAGATGGGTTAGTTATTGTTGAAAAAGTAAAAGAAGGAGAAAAAAATTCTGGATACAACGCGGCTGATGACGTTATTGTAAATGATATGTTGGAAGCAGGAATTGTTGATCCGGTAAAAGTAACGCGTTCAGCACTTCAAAATGCGGTTTCTGCAGCGGCAATACTCATTACTACTGAAGTGGCAATTGCGGAAGAGCCAAAGGAAGAAAAAGTGGCACCTCACGAGCACGGTGGGGGAATGGAATATTAA
- the secG gene encoding preprotein translocase subunit SecG has translation MTTFIPFIQIGLSLLLITLILIQQSDAGLGSAFGSDDGGVRRTRRGAEQMIFTATIVVAILFTVSAIAALVLR, from the coding sequence ATGACAACTTTTATTCCTTTCATTCAAATCGGTCTCTCGTTACTTTTAATTACACTTATCCTTATACAGCAATCGGATGCTGGTTTAGGAAGTGCTTTTGGAAGCGATGACGGTGGAGTGCGTCGAACACGACGCGGTGCAGAACAAATGATTTTTACAGCAACCATTGTTGTTGCAATACTTTTTACGGTTTCAGCTATCGCAGCATTGGTTCTTCGATAA